The genomic region ACTTCCCCGCCGACACCCGCGCCAGTCGGCCTCAGGGCAGCTTCATGCTGTGGGTTGAACTGCCGGAGGGCTTCGACACCTTGAAGCTCAACCGTGTGCTGGTGGAACAAGGTGTACAAATAGCCGTAGGCAGTATCTTTTCGGCCTCCGGCAAGTACCGTAATTGCCTGCGCATGAACTACGCTGCCAAGCCAACACCACAGATTGAAGAGGCCGTGCGCAAGGTCGGCGCCGCCGCAAGCAAACTGCTGGCAGAAACGGCGGACTGACCTTTCCCGCTCAATTGCCGTCATATACCGACAAACGCCATGGTCTGGAAGTAGCTCCCTTGATGATTCGACGGCTTTTACCGTTTTTCCTGTTGGGAGCCCTGGCCCTGGGTGGCTGCGCGACGGTCAACGTGCCGCGCATTCCCAGCGATGCCCTGCCGGCGACGCAGTCGTCATTCGGCCGCTCGATCCAGGCCCAGGCAGCGCCGTACCAGGGGCGTTCGGGCTTCCGCCTGCTGCCCAACAGCAGCGAGGCCTTCATGGCCCGCGCCGAGTTGATCCGCAACGCCCAGACCAGCCTCGACCTGCAGTACTACATCGTGCACGACGGCATCAGCACGCGCATGCTCGTGGATGAACTGCTCAAGGCGGCTGACCGCGGGGTGCGCGTGCGTATCCTGCTGGATGACACCACCAGCGGCGGCCTCGATCAGGTCATAGCCACCCTCGCCGCCCACCCCCAGATCCAGATTCGCCTGTTCAACCCCCTGCACCTGGGCCGCAGCACCGGCATCACGCGTACCCTGGCGCGTGCGTTCGACCTGTCGCTGCAACATCGGCGCATGCATAACAAACTGTGGCTGGCGGACAACAGCGTGGCTATCGTTGGCGGACGCAACTTGGGCGATGAGTACTTCGACGCCGAGCCTAACCTGAATTTCACCGATATCGACATGCTCAGCGTCGGGCCGGTGGCCGAGCAGTTAGGCCACAGTTTCGACCAGTACTGGAACAGCGCCCTGAGCAAGCCGATCGACGAGTTCGTCTCCAACAAGCCCTCCAGGCTCGACCTCGCTACTGCCCGCGTGCGCCTGGAGGCATCACTGGCCGAATCGCGCCAGCAGAACCATGCCTTATATAACCGCTTGCGTACCTACCAGACCCAGCCACGCATGGACATCTGGCGTCGCGAGCTGATCTGGGCCTGGAACCAGGCGCTGTGGGACGCACCGAGCAAAGTACTGGCCAAGGCTGACCCTGACCCGCGCCTATTGCTCACCACCCAACTGGCACCGGAGCTGGAAGGGGTCAGCCAGGAGCTGATCATGATTTCGGCGTATTTCGTTCCGGGGCCTTCCGGGCTGGTGTACCTGACGGGGCGCGCCGATGCGGGTGTCTCGGTAAGACTGCTGACCAACTCCCTTGAAGCCACCGACGTACCGGCCGTGCATGGCGGCTACGCGCCCTATCGCAAGGCATTGCTGGAGCACGGGGTGAAACTCTACGAGCTGCGTCGGCAACCGGGCGATCCAAGCGCTGGCAGCGGCCCACACTTGTTTCGTCGAGGCAGCTTCCAGGGCTCGGACTCCAGCCTGCACAGCAAGGCGATGATCTTCGATCGAAAGAAGTCGTTTATCGGCTCGTTCAACTTCGATCCACGCTCAGTTCTGTGGAACACCGAAGTCGGCGTGATGGTAGACAGCCCCGAACTGGCGGAACACGTGCGCAACCTGGCACTGCAAGGTATGGCGCCGGCGTTGAGCTACGAGGCGAAACTGCAGGATGGCCAGATAGTGTGGGTGACCGAGGACAACGGCCAACTGCACACCCTGACCCGTGAGCCGGGCAGTTGGTGGCGCAGGTTCAATGCCTGGTTCGCCACTTCAATTGGCCTGGAACGCATGCTCTAAGACCAACGAAGCCCACGCCCACAAGTTCAGACCGGTTGCGCTGCTCCAAACGCCCCCTGGCGCAGCAACAACACCACCAGCCCCAACGCCCCAACTGCCATCAGCAGCGGCAACGCATGCCCGCTGATCCACTGGCTGCCCGCACCGGCCACCAGCGGCCCTACCAGGCAGCCAATGCCCCACAGCTGCGCCACATGAGCATTGGCACGCACCAGCGCATCGTCGCGGTAACGCTCGCCAATCAAAATCAGCGACAAGGTAAACAACCCGCCGGCACTGGCGCCGAACAGCACCCACACCGGCCAGATCAGCAGTGTGTGCATCAACATCGGCACCGCCAGGCTCGACGCCAGCAACAGCAAGGCACAGCCCAGGAACAGCGTGCGCCGTGGCAGGTAGTCGGCCAGCGCGCCGATGGGCAATTGCAACAGCGCATCACCCACCACCACCGTGCTGACCATCGCCAAGGCGATTTCGGCAGTGAAGCCCTGTTGCAGGCAGTACACCGGCAACAGCGTCAGAATCATCGCTTCAAACGCAGCGAATAATGCCACCGCCCAGGCAATCGCCGGCAGACTCAGGCAGAACCGCCACAGCTCGCTGAACGTGACACTGAACGCATCCGCCGTCGGTGCCCCGGAACGCCCCAGCAACAGCAGCGGCGCCACCACCAACAGGCCCACGCCCACCCAGAAACCGTAGTCATGGTCAGTCCCCATCAGGCCCAGCAACAATGGCCCCGACAGTTGGCTCAAGGCATAGGTACAGCCATACAGCGCCACCAGGCGGCCACGCCACTGCTCAACCACCAGCTGGTTGATCCAGCTTTCGCCCAGGATAAATACAATGGTGAGGATTACCCCGATCATCAATCGCAGCACCAGCCACACCGGGTAGCTGGGCAGGATCGCCAGCAGGCCGATGGACACCGCCCCGGCCCACAGGCACAGGCGCATCAGGTTGGCGGTGCCAAGCCAGGACGCCATTCGGCTGGAAACCTTGGCCCCCAGCAATACGCCGAACGCCGGCATCGCCGCCATCACACCGATGGCGAAACTGCCGTAGCCCCAGCTTTCAAGGCGCAGGGATACCAACGGCATGCTGACGCCCAACGCCAGACCAACGCTGAGTACCGAGGCCAGGACGGCGAAGTAAGTCGCCCAACGCATTGCCACGCTCCTGTGGAGATTTAAAGGTTCACACAAAACAGTGTGGGAGGGGGCTTGCTCCCGATAGCTTGGTATCAGCCACCGCATGGGGTGACTGGTCTACCGCTATCGGGAGCAAGCCCCCTCCCACATTTGCCTGCGGCGTTTTCTGCAGGTTTAGAGCTTGATCCAGGTCGCCTTAAGCTCCGTGTACTTGTCGAAGGCATGCAGCGACTTGTCGCGGCCATTACCCGACTGCTTGAACCCGCCAAACGGCGCGGTCATGTCGCCGCCGTCGTACTGGTTGACCCACACGCTACCGGCACGCAGGGCCTTGGCGGTCAGGTGCGCCTTGGAGATATCCGCCGTCCACACCGCCGCGGCCAGGCCGTATTGGGTGTCGTTGGCGATGGCGATGGCTTCTTCGGCGCTGTCAAACGTAAGCACCGACAGCACTGGGCCAAAGATCTCTTCCTGGGCAATCTTCATGGCATTGGTCACGCCGTCGAAAATCGTCGGCTCAACGTAGGTGCCGCCGGACTCCTCCAGAGTGCGCTTGCCGCCTGCGACCAGCTTGGCGCCATCGGCGTGACCGGCCTCGATGTACGAGAGCACGGTGTTCATCTGCTGCGTATCCACCAGTGCACCGACGTTGGTGGCCGGGTCCAGCGGGTTGCCCGGCTTCCAGCCCTTGAGCGCCTCGATTACCAGCGGCAGGAAGGTGTCCTTGATCGAACGCTCCACCAGCAGGCGCGAGCCGGCGGTGCAGACTTCGCCCTGGTTGAAGGCGATGGCGCCAGCGGCAGACTCAGCGGCCGCTTGCAGGTCCGGCGCATCGGCAAACACGATGTTCGGGCTCTTGCCGCCGGCTTCCAGCCACACACGCTTCATGTTCGACTCGCCGGAGCGGATCAACAGTTGCTTGGCGATCTTGGTAGAACCGGTGAATACCAGGGTATCGACGTCCATATGCACTGCCAGGGCATTGCCCACGGTGTGACCATAGCCCGGCAATACGTTGAACACGCCTTTTGGAATGCCGGCTTCAACGGCCAGGGCAGCAATACGGATGGCCGTCAGCGGGGACTTTTCAGACGGCTTGAGGATCACAGAGTTACCGGTGGACAACGCCGGACCGAGTTTCCAGCAGGCCATCATCAACGGGAAGTTCCACGGCACGATGGCGCCTACCACGCCGACTGGCTCGCGGGTCACCAGGCCCAATTGGTCGTGCGGAGTAGCTGCGACTTCATCGTAGATCTTGTCGATGGCCTCGCCGCTCCAGCTCAGGGCATTCGCCGCGCCCGGAACGTCGATGTTCAGGGAATCGCTGATGGGCTTGCCCATGTCCAGGGTTTCAAGCAACGCCAGCTCTTCGGCATTGGCCTTGAGCAGCGCGGCGAAACGGATCATCACTGACTTGCGCTTGGCCGGCGCCAGGCGCGACCAGACACCGGAGTTGAAGGTGGCACGGGCATTTTCCACGGCACGCTGGGCATCGCTGGCGTCACAGCTGGCAACGGTGGCCAGCAAGCGGCCATCCACCGGGCTGATGCACTCGAAGGTGTCGCCGGAAACGGCGGCGGTGTATTCGCCATTGATATAGGCACGGCCTTCGATCTTCAGATCCTTGGCGCGTTGTTCCCAGTCGGCACGGGTCAGGGTGGTCATGCGAGTGTCCTCCTCTTATTGAATACAAGGGGCCTGGGGTTCAACCCGGCACCTTTACGAATTCTTGCCCGGCCAGCCTGCTGTTCGGCTCAAGGCAGCTGCCACCCTAAACCAGCGGCTGGGGATGTTTCAATATATTTGACATAACGGCGGCAAACGCCCTTGCGATGTTCATTTTAATAAACATAGACTTTGGGCTCTCCAACCCCAGGCCAGACGGGACACGCAAATGAGCATCCAGGATATCGTCGATTTCAGCCAAGCCAACACGGCCCCCGACCGCTACCGCCCCGCCGCCGAAAAAGTTCTCAAGGGCGATCCGGAGCAGACGCTCTATAACCACTACAACAGTCCGTGCGGGCAGATGAATGCCGGGGTGTGGGAAGGCGAAGTCGGGCAATGGAAGGTCAACTACACCGAACATGAGTACTGCGAGATTGTGCAGGGGGTTTCGGTGCTGCGCGACGCCGAGGGCAACGCCAAGACCTTGCGTGCTGGCGACCGCTTTGTGATTCCCGCTGGTTTCAGCGGTACCTGGGAAGTACTGGAGCCGTGCCGCAAGATCTATGTGGTATTCGAACAAAAAGCCTGATCAGCAAATCACAGGCAAAAAAAAGCCCGCATCGTGAGATACGGGCTTTTTTTCACAAGGAAGAAAATCAATTACTTGATTTTGCCTTCTTTGTAGATCACGTGCTTGCGAACGCGCGGGTCGAACATTTTCTTTTCGAGCTTGTCCGGGGTAGTACGCTTGTTCTTGTCGGTAGTGTAGAAGTGACCAGTACCGGCGCTAGAGATCATTCGAATCAATTCACGCATGATAGAGCTCCTTAGATCTTGCCAGCGGCGCGGATTTCGGCCAGCACGACAGTGATGCCGCGCTTGTCGATGATACGCATGCCTTTGGCAGATACACGCAGGCGAACAAAACGTTTCTCTTCTTCAACCCAGAAGCGGTGATGCTGCAGGTTCGGCAGGAAACGACGACGGGTTTTGTTATTTGCGTGGGAAATGTTATTCCCAGTCACCGGACCCTTACCGGTAACTTGACAGACTCTCGACATGCCTCAGCCCTCTAAAACCACATGCCCAACCCGGCATGGGTTGGCCGCTTAATCTCTCAGTCATTTGGCGCCAGGCGCCGCGTTTCTTTAGGGTCTTACCG from Pseudomonas synxantha harbors:
- a CDS encoding phospholipase D family protein, producing the protein MIRRLLPFFLLGALALGGCATVNVPRIPSDALPATQSSFGRSIQAQAAPYQGRSGFRLLPNSSEAFMARAELIRNAQTSLDLQYYIVHDGISTRMLVDELLKAADRGVRVRILLDDTTSGGLDQVIATLAAHPQIQIRLFNPLHLGRSTGITRTLARAFDLSLQHRRMHNKLWLADNSVAIVGGRNLGDEYFDAEPNLNFTDIDMLSVGPVAEQLGHSFDQYWNSALSKPIDEFVSNKPSRLDLATARVRLEASLAESRQQNHALYNRLRTYQTQPRMDIWRRELIWAWNQALWDAPSKVLAKADPDPRLLLTTQLAPELEGVSQELIMISAYFVPGPSGLVYLTGRADAGVSVRLLTNSLEATDVPAVHGGYAPYRKALLEHGVKLYELRRQPGDPSAGSGPHLFRRGSFQGSDSSLHSKAMIFDRKKSFIGSFNFDPRSVLWNTEVGVMVDSPELAEHVRNLALQGMAPALSYEAKLQDGQIVWVTEDNGQLHTLTREPGSWWRRFNAWFATSIGLERML
- a CDS encoding cupin domain-containing protein; amino-acid sequence: MSIQDIVDFSQANTAPDRYRPAAEKVLKGDPEQTLYNHYNSPCGQMNAGVWEGEVGQWKVNYTEHEYCEIVQGVSVLRDAEGNAKTLRAGDRFVIPAGFSGTWEVLEPCRKIYVVFEQKA
- a CDS encoding MFS transporter, whose amino-acid sequence is MRWATYFAVLASVLSVGLALGVSMPLVSLRLESWGYGSFAIGVMAAMPAFGVLLGAKVSSRMASWLGTANLMRLCLWAGAVSIGLLAILPSYPVWLVLRLMIGVILTIVFILGESWINQLVVEQWRGRLVALYGCTYALSQLSGPLLLGLMGTDHDYGFWVGVGLLVVAPLLLLGRSGAPTADAFSVTFSELWRFCLSLPAIAWAVALFAAFEAMILTLLPVYCLQQGFTAEIALAMVSTVVVGDALLQLPIGALADYLPRRTLFLGCALLLLASSLAVPMLMHTLLIWPVWVLFGASAGGLFTLSLILIGERYRDDALVRANAHVAQLWGIGCLVGPLVAGAGSQWISGHALPLLMAVGALGLVVLLLRQGAFGAAQPV
- the rpmG gene encoding 50S ribosomal protein L33, with protein sequence MRELIRMISSAGTGHFYTTDKNKRTTPDKLEKKMFDPRVRKHVIYKEGKIK
- the rpmB gene encoding 50S ribosomal protein L28, which gives rise to MSRVCQVTGKGPVTGNNISHANNKTRRRFLPNLQHHRFWVEEEKRFVRLRVSAKGMRIIDKRGITVVLAEIRAAGKI
- a CDS encoding aldehyde dehydrogenase — encoded protein: MTTLTRADWEQRAKDLKIEGRAYINGEYTAAVSGDTFECISPVDGRLLATVASCDASDAQRAVENARATFNSGVWSRLAPAKRKSVMIRFAALLKANAEELALLETLDMGKPISDSLNIDVPGAANALSWSGEAIDKIYDEVAATPHDQLGLVTREPVGVVGAIVPWNFPLMMACWKLGPALSTGNSVILKPSEKSPLTAIRIAALAVEAGIPKGVFNVLPGYGHTVGNALAVHMDVDTLVFTGSTKIAKQLLIRSGESNMKRVWLEAGGKSPNIVFADAPDLQAAAESAAGAIAFNQGEVCTAGSRLLVERSIKDTFLPLVIEALKGWKPGNPLDPATNVGALVDTQQMNTVLSYIEAGHADGAKLVAGGKRTLEESGGTYVEPTIFDGVTNAMKIAQEEIFGPVLSVLTFDSAEEAIAIANDTQYGLAAAVWTADISKAHLTAKALRAGSVWVNQYDGGDMTAPFGGFKQSGNGRDKSLHAFDKYTELKATWIKL